Proteins co-encoded in one Amblyraja radiata isolate CabotCenter1 chromosome 24, sAmbRad1.1.pri, whole genome shotgun sequence genomic window:
- the LOC116986863 gene encoding SLAM family member 6-like, producing MSIPCGGLLLWLMSAAVGALDVKAPEYPVNASLRQPAWLPVQVGALPPDAEITWKFMGKGGTSSSNIVRYEAKEKRIKYFNGRQFEGRVKLLDNFTLRIDSVRLVDVGTYTVSVTTPTEEQAHVYLQAYEPVSGVRVEMANSSLGHFCNLTLRCSAAAGDELNFGWSPGAGSPLGQVSDGGDELLLSLGASDRIDYACTAWNPVSRQSANFTRERVCEQHSVSMNRVIVIVAIVLSICVFLCIIFAMYIFCRRRQSVSLPGRRCGPRHNGASVCNDYENTTPQSQVETVYATVHLNYS from the exons ATGAGCATTCCCTGTGGTGGTCTCCTGCTTTGGCTGATGTCTGCAG CTGTTGGTGCCCTGGACGTGAAGGCCCCGGAGTACCCGGTCAACGCCAGCCTGCGGCAGCCGGCCTGGTTACCGGTACAGGTGGGCGCCCTGCCCCCGGACGCCGAGATCACCTGGAAATTCATGGGCAAGGGAGGGACCTCCTCTTCCAACATCGTTCGCTACGAAGCCAAGGAGAAGCGAATTAAGTACTTCAATGGCAGGCAGTTCGAAGGTCGGGTGAAGCTGCTGGACAACTTTACCCTAAGGATCGACAGCGTGAGGCTGGTGGATGTGGGGACGTACACCGTGTCGGTCACTACCCCCACCGAGGAGCAAGCACACGTGTATCTGCAGGCGTACG AGCCGGTGTCTGGAGTCAGGGTGGAGATGGCCAACAGCAGCTTGGGCCACTTCTGCAACTTGACCCTCAGGTGTTCCGCTGCGGCCGGAGACGAGCTGAACTTTGGCTGGAGCCCCGGGGCCGGCTCCCCCCTCGGGCAGGTGTCCGACGGGGGCGACGAGCTCCTGCTGTCGCTGGGGGCCTCCGACAGAATCGACTACGCCTGCACGGCGTGGAATCCCGTCAGCCGCCAGTCCgccaacttcaccagggaacgtgTGTGTGAGCAGCATTCAG TTTCCATGAATCGTGTGATCGTCATCGTAGCCATCGTTTTGTCCATCTGTGTATTTCTCTGTATCATATTTGCCATGTATATATTCTGCAGACGCCGCCAGAGTGTCTCCCTTCCAG GTAGGAGATGTGGACCCAGACATAACGGAGCAAGTGTCTGCAATGACTAC GAGAACACCACCCCTCAGAGCCAGGTTGAAACAGTCTATGCCACTGTTCATTTGAATTACAGTTAG